Proteins from a single region of Palaemon carinicauda isolate YSFRI2023 chromosome 32, ASM3689809v2, whole genome shotgun sequence:
- the LOC137625522 gene encoding uncharacterized protein, which yields MGYPTVAFQDPLLRSIHSPSGLHEDLRDSLSLGTRTGHPPDSVPGRLVVAFRLKVSTEGTKLLQFCNLLGITINLEKFELIPFTRMTYLRMVLDSRLAKAFPSAERLDNLNQILWPFLSGQPRRAKDWQRLIGHLVSLEKLVPQGRLKLRGVQWNQKEAWNQRDSPHKVVPVTTETKEVLGWWIDTSNTLKGMPFVADPPEMLFFTDASKEGWGAHLLDSTARGRWGPEEKNLHINVLEMMAVQRACLEFIQKLRGNTVALMCDNATVVAYIKKQGGLKSKELCSLTLEFLEWAEREQIKISARFIPGKRNVLADGLSRVGQVVGSKWSLHPEVAKALIQKWDSPVIDLFATILNAQLPVFCSPVPDPGAAFEDAFQHP from the coding sequence atggggtacccaaccGTTGCatttcaagaccctctgcttcggtctatccacagcccctcaggtcttcacgaggatcttcgcgacagtctcagcctgggcacacgaacagggcatccgcctgattcggtacctggacgactggttgttgctttcagactCAAGGTTAGTACTGAGGgcacgaagctcctgcagttctgcaacctcttgggtatcaccatcaacctggagaaattcGAATTGATACCCttcaccaggatgacctacctcaggATGGtactggactcccggttggcgaaagcattcccttccgcggagagactagacaacctgAACCAGATCCTATGGCCCTttctgtcgggtcagcccaggagggccaaggactggcagagactgataggtcacctcgtgtcattggagaagctagtccctcaGGGGAGACTCAAGCTCAGGGGAGTTCAGTGGAACCAGAAAGaagcctggaaccagagagactcccctcaCAAAGTAGTTCCGGTGACCACGGAAACGAAGGAGGTCCTTGGGTGGTGGATTGAcacttcgaacaccctcaaggggatgcctttcgtggccgaccctccggagatgctcttCTTCacggacgcctcaaaggagggttggggtgctcacctCCTCGACAGTACAGCGAGAGGAAGGTGGGGACCCGAGGAGAAAAACCTGCACATCAAtgtactggaaatgatggcagtacaGAGGGCGTGTCTGGAGTTCATCCAgaagctccggggaaacaccgtggcgttgatgtgcgacaacgccaccgtagtagcatacataaagaagcaaggaggactaaaatcaaaggagttgtgcaGCCTCACGTTGGAatttctggaatgggccgagagggagcagatcaagatctcggccaggttcattccagggaaaaggaacgtcctagccgacggcctcagcagagtgggtcaGGTTGTGGGGTCCAAGTGGTCCctccacccagaagtggccaaggcTCTGATCCAGAAGTGGGATTCgccggtaatagacctcttcgccacgatactaaacgcacagctccccgtgttttgttctcctgtgccagacccgggagcagcgttcgaggacgccttccagcatccctga